One Candidatus Sulfurimonas baltica DNA segment encodes these proteins:
- a CDS encoding DMT family transporter gives MGIMALMKRIKQLNSGVKYMLLASFMFAIMGAFAKLASEHMSSLEVVFFRNVFGVLLIFYAVYKKPMIHQGGKLLLLFFRGAMGFLALLAYFYNIAHIPLGDAVTFSKTAPIFTALFAWLFLSEKLSPKAWLAVFVGFLGILLITQPSAVGFTKYDILGIFSGIGAALAYTSVRELRKYYDTRAIVLSFTLIGTIGPVILFVLSKYFYMSELDFMLGEFVMPKGVVWLYVIGLGVLGTFSQYFMTKAYGETKAGIVGAVSYTNIVFAILVGLLLGDALPNLITTCGIILIVFAGIMVAREK, from the coding sequence ATGGGTATAATGGCACTTATGAAACGAATAAAACAATTAAACAGTGGCGTAAAATATATGCTTTTAGCATCATTTATGTTTGCGATAATGGGTGCGTTTGCCAAACTGGCAAGTGAACATATGAGTTCTCTGGAAGTTGTCTTTTTCAGGAATGTTTTTGGGGTACTCTTAATATTTTACGCAGTGTACAAAAAGCCTATGATTCATCAGGGGGGAAAGCTTTTATTGCTTTTCTTCCGCGGAGCCATGGGTTTTTTGGCACTATTGGCATACTTTTATAATATTGCACATATTCCGCTTGGTGATGCTGTTACTTTTTCAAAAACCGCCCCAATATTTACAGCACTTTTTGCATGGCTTTTTTTAAGTGAGAAGCTCTCACCAAAAGCTTGGTTAGCTGTTTTTGTCGGTTTTCTAGGAATCTTACTTATAACACAGCCAAGTGCAGTTGGATTTACTAAGTATGATATTTTAGGAATATTCAGCGGTATTGGAGCGGCACTCGCTTACACCTCAGTTAGAGAACTTAGAAAATATTACGACACAAGAGCGATAGTTCTTTCCTTTACTTTGATTGGAACTATAGGTCCAGTTATTTTATTTGTTTTATCAAAATATTTCTACATGTCAGAGTTAGATTTTATGTTAGGTGAGTTTGTTATGCCAAAAGGTGTTGTTTGGCTCTATGTGATTGGACTTGGTGTTTTAGGAACATTCTCTCAATATTTTATGACTAAAGCTTATGGGGAAACAAAGGCTGGAATAGTTGGAGCTGTTAGTTATACAAACATTGTATTTGCCATTTTGGTTGGTCTTTTGCTCGGCGACGCACTTCCAAATTTAATAACTACATGTGGAATTATTTTGATTGTTTTTGCTGGGATTATGGTGGCTAGAGAAAAGTAA
- a CDS encoding DUF3108 domain-containing protein, producing the protein MKILATIFLLTGFLYAQDFSTRYDVDVSMFGKVGYADVELKEDGKKYEIKLVANTVDVAAFLLNNRVETFVSKGVIVDGKYIPETFVKTKTKTRSNKIQTYYFNHKEKEIIFVEEKTNLVSQTDFNPSTFEFTTRDVQESSKEENILDDYIADDVLSSYLNTKSSCIDGHRSYNLFAIGAHSDENRVTLSCLENTKKESASLLFSDGIANIYNLHVEPIDPDETTVDVLIAYDYDGLLKEAVLGEIFWIGKITAKRVYHKISRK; encoded by the coding sequence ATGAAGATTCTAGCGACAATATTTTTGTTAACAGGCTTTTTATATGCTCAGGATTTTTCAACTCGGTATGATGTAGATGTGAGCATGTTCGGCAAGGTTGGATATGCTGATGTTGAACTAAAAGAAGATGGCAAAAAGTATGAAATAAAACTTGTTGCAAACACCGTTGATGTAGCTGCTTTTCTTTTGAATAACAGGGTTGAAACCTTTGTAAGCAAAGGTGTTATAGTCGATGGCAAATATATACCTGAAACTTTTGTAAAAACAAAAACAAAAACACGAAGCAATAAAATTCAAACCTACTATTTTAATCACAAAGAGAAAGAGATTATATTCGTAGAAGAGAAAACAAATCTAGTAAGTCAAACCGACTTTAATCCTTCGACCTTTGAATTTACAACAAGGGATGTACAAGAGAGTTCAAAAGAGGAAAATATACTTGATGATTATATAGCTGATGATGTTTTAAGCTCCTACCTCAATACTAAATCAAGTTGCATAGATGGACACAGGAGCTATAATTTATTTGCGATTGGCGCTCATAGTGACGAAAACAGAGTCACTTTATCGTGCCTTGAAAATACAAAAAAAGAATCTGCTTCATTACTGTTTTCTGATGGAATTGCAAATATATATAATCTACATGTAGAGCCAATTGATCCAGATGAGACTACCGTGGATGTGCTCATAGCCTATGACTATGACGGGCTTTTAAAAGAGGCTGTATTGGGTGAAATATTCTGGATTGGAAAGATTACAGCAAAACGGGTCTACCATAAAATCAGCAGAAAATAA
- a CDS encoding DnaJ domain-containing protein — protein sequence MGNLILLAILGGFFYWIFKSYSQYTSYSQEAFKNFSVNRDSIQKSDLGLFVALVAKVAKADGKVDALEAELIGIMFDDISAVFPEPKKTKDILKQIFNEEKERFDNLEDIAFSLGQAIKRDKSKQQHFMGFLIQLAFIDGSVSKSEDEVLITIAEAFEFDPNAYHAIFEQFEKMMKNVHPKANIADAYKLLGVSENDDMSVIKKAYRSLVRKYHPDIIKSQNKDEAYMQEATAKTQEINQAYEMIKEHKK from the coding sequence ATGGGCAATTTAATACTATTGGCAATTTTAGGCGGATTTTTTTACTGGATATTTAAAAGTTATTCTCAATATACGTCATACTCGCAGGAGGCTTTTAAAAATTTTTCTGTAAATAGAGACTCTATACAAAAAAGTGATTTAGGTCTTTTTGTGGCACTTGTAGCAAAGGTTGCCAAAGCTGATGGAAAAGTAGATGCCTTGGAAGCAGAGCTTATTGGAATAATGTTTGACGACATCTCAGCAGTTTTTCCAGAACCTAAAAAAACAAAAGATATTTTAAAACAAATTTTTAATGAAGAGAAAGAGCGGTTTGACAACCTAGAAGATATAGCTTTTAGTTTAGGTCAGGCTATTAAAAGAGACAAAAGTAAACAGCAACATTTTATGGGGTTTTTAATCCAGCTTGCATTTATAGATGGCAGTGTCAGTAAGAGTGAAGATGAAGTTTTAATTACTATTGCTGAGGCTTTTGAGTTTGATCCCAATGCTTACCATGCTATATTTGAACAGTTTGAAAAAATGATGAAAAACGTTCATCCAAAAGCAAATATAGCTGATGCTTACAAACTTTTAGGTGTAAGTGAAAATGATGATATGAGTGTAATTAAAAAAGCCTACAGAAGCCTAGTGCGCAAGTACCATCCTGACATTATCAAGTCTCAAAATAAAGATGAGGCTTATATGCAAGAGGCAACTGCTAAAACGCAAGAGATAAACCAAGCTTACGAGATGATAAAAGAGCATAAAAAATAA
- a CDS encoding cytochrome C → MSKHKKVFFATLLVCSLEADDTGSLLFNGNCITCHKETQTISAPSVVKFKEVYKNAFPEKEEFINYMSTWVFNPKAESSLMQDSIQKHGLMPHLSYDIDTLKEISAYIYETDFTTRGGKYWSK, encoded by the coding sequence ATGTCTAAACATAAAAAAGTTTTTTTCGCCACCCTTCTTGTCTGTTCTTTAGAAGCTGATGATACGGGCTCTTTGCTGTTTAACGGAAACTGTATAACCTGCCATAAAGAGACACAAACAATATCTGCACCCTCTGTAGTAAAATTTAAAGAGGTTTATAAAAATGCTTTTCCTGAGAAAGAGGAGTTTATTAACTATATGTCTACTTGGGTGTTTAACCCAAAAGCTGAGAGTTCTCTTATGCAAGACTCAATACAAAAACATGGACTTATGCCACATCTTAGCTATGACATAGATACCTTAAAAGAAATTTCCGCTTACATATATGAAACAGATTTCACAACAAGAGGTGGAAAATACTGGAGTAAATAA
- a CDS encoding HD-GYP domain-containing protein, with amino-acid sequence MTNLFLMTTVITFILLFVLYFNIKHNYHLKKEIEKKAKDLINYVKLYDKNVIFSKTDLTGIITHVSEAFCEVSGYKDYELIGKPHSIVRHPDMPKEAFKAMWDTLHTLQKWSGEVKNKKKDGGYYWVAANIEADYNDAGLHVGYSAVRHNITAQKEVEELKSELESINNYLEDQVNEKIIEIVSLNKDVKETQKEIIFTMGTIGESRSKETGNHVKRVAEYSKLLALHSGMHEYEAELLKQASPMHDIGKVGIADAILNKPGRFDEHERKIMDSHAKLGYEMLKHSDKQLLKIAATVAHEHHEKYDGTGYPNGLKGEEITIYGRITALADVFDALGSDRVYKKAWDDESIFKMFKEQSGKHFDPNLVDIFFNNLDEFLEVRDKFIDKIA; translated from the coding sequence ATGACAAATTTATTTTTAATGACTACTGTAATTACATTTATTTTATTATTTGTACTTTACTTTAATATCAAACATAACTACCATTTGAAAAAAGAGATTGAAAAAAAAGCAAAAGATTTAATAAACTATGTAAAGCTGTATGATAAAAATGTAATATTTTCTAAAACTGATTTAACAGGCATTATTACTCATGTAAGTGAAGCATTCTGCGAAGTCAGCGGCTACAAAGATTACGAACTTATAGGAAAACCGCATAGTATTGTTAGACACCCAGATATGCCAAAAGAAGCTTTTAAAGCGATGTGGGATACTCTTCATACTTTGCAAAAGTGGTCTGGGGAAGTAAAAAACAAAAAAAAAGACGGCGGGTACTATTGGGTGGCTGCCAATATTGAAGCAGACTATAATGACGCTGGGTTACATGTAGGGTACAGTGCAGTTCGCCATAATATAACAGCACAAAAAGAGGTTGAAGAGTTAAAAAGTGAACTTGAGAGTATAAACAACTATCTAGAAGATCAGGTTAATGAAAAAATCATAGAGATAGTATCTCTCAATAAAGATGTAAAAGAGACGCAAAAAGAGATTATTTTTACTATGGGTACAATTGGCGAGAGCAGAAGCAAAGAGACGGGCAACCATGTAAAAAGAGTTGCAGAGTACTCAAAACTACTCGCCCTTCACTCTGGAATGCATGAATATGAAGCCGAGCTTTTAAAGCAAGCAAGTCCTATGCATGACATAGGAAAAGTTGGAATTGCTGATGCAATTTTAAATAAGCCAGGAAGATTTGATGAGCATGAGAGAAAAATAATGGATTCTCATGCAAAGCTTGGATATGAGATGTTAAAACATTCAGACAAACAACTTCTTAAAATTGCTGCAACAGTAGCCCACGAACATCATGAAAAATATGACGGCACAGGGTATCCAAACGGCTTAAAAGGTGAAGAGATTACTATTTATGGGCGGATAACAGCTCTCGCAGATGTATTTGATGCACTCGGGAGTGATAGAGTCTATAAAAAAGCGTGGGATGATGAGAGTATTTTTAAGATGTTTAAAGAGCAGAGCGGCAAACATTTTGATCCAAATTTAGTAGATATATTTTTTAACAATTTGGATGAGTTTCTAGAAGTTAGAGATAAGTTTATTGATAAAATCGCCTAA
- a CDS encoding phosphoribosyltransferase translates to MKYYSYENFKNDTNRLISQVKNFEFDAIVAVARGGLTLSHAMAEGLNIRDVQSIRTELYDDTCKREELTIFGSAEFTDIKKVLVVDDIADSGDTLNEIMKHLRGCFKDVEFQSATLFYKKTSIYEPDFWINEADDWIDFFWERDFSE, encoded by the coding sequence ATGAAATATTACTCTTATGAAAATTTTAAAAATGATACAAACAGATTGATTTCGCAGGTTAAAAACTTTGAGTTTGATGCGATAGTCGCAGTAGCAAGAGGTGGGCTTACTCTTTCACATGCAATGGCTGAGGGGCTTAATATAAGGGATGTTCAAAGTATAAGAACCGAACTTTATGATGATACTTGTAAAAGAGAAGAACTGACTATATTTGGAAGTGCTGAGTTCACAGATATAAAAAAAGTGCTTGTTGTTGATGATATAGCAGATAGTGGTGATACCTTAAATGAAATTATGAAACATTTGAGAGGTTGTTTTAAAGATGTTGAGTTTCAGTCCGCAACTCTTTTTTATAAAAAAACATCTATTTATGAGCCAGACTTTTGGATAAATGAAGCAGATGACTGGATAGATTTTTTTTGGGAGAGAGATTTCTCAGAATAG
- a CDS encoding LPP20 family lipoprotein — protein MYKNILLALLIALIAGCSSQPQPKPETIPAWYTNIPKDNLLLYAVGTSDTIEKAKNIAISSMRNSISNELDESFKSSSHLLQPLDSKTLKKISEQNLDISKKLYLNHTKLVKSKKYKGEVFVIISIYKEEIYQSLKIISDAKMARVKQEKSLVAAKSDIEKFVALDPLMSEYPTLASLTGYKELLKYTYNADDEFRFLKILKDEYDEIKSNLNIYILADGNSRFFSSFVKNALDEKDINIANNTENKNSFKLLVTSKTDESQEYSFHKSKSLVKFTLLDKDKNEVAFRQHTFIGKSRKNQTEAKEQAAVNLRNKINQLGIFDFIGIKKH, from the coding sequence ATGTATAAAAATATTCTACTGGCACTTTTAATAGCACTCATTGCCGGTTGTTCTTCTCAGCCTCAACCCAAGCCTGAAACTATTCCAGCGTGGTATACAAATATACCAAAAGACAATTTACTTCTTTATGCTGTTGGAACATCAGACACAATTGAAAAAGCAAAAAATATTGCAATCTCTTCTATGAGAAACTCCATAAGTAACGAGCTAGATGAATCTTTTAAAAGTTCTTCACATCTGCTTCAACCTTTAGATAGTAAAACACTAAAAAAGATTTCAGAACAAAATTTAGATATTTCAAAAAAGTTGTATCTAAATCATACAAAACTAGTAAAATCAAAAAAATACAAAGGTGAAGTTTTCGTCATAATAAGCATATATAAAGAAGAGATATATCAATCACTGAAAATAATTTCTGATGCTAAGATGGCACGCGTTAAACAAGAAAAAAGTTTAGTAGCTGCAAAATCCGACATAGAAAAATTTGTTGCTCTTGACCCGCTTATGTCAGAATACCCTACACTTGCATCACTGACCGGATATAAAGAGTTGCTGAAATATACGTATAATGCAGATGATGAATTTAGATTTTTAAAAATTTTGAAAGATGAATATGATGAAATAAAATCAAATCTCAACATATATATTTTAGCAGATGGTAATTCAAGATTTTTCTCGTCATTTGTAAAAAATGCCTTAGATGAGAAGGATATCAATATTGCAAATAACACAGAGAATAAAAACTCTTTTAAACTTCTCGTAACATCAAAAACTGATGAATCTCAGGAGTACAGTTTTCATAAATCTAAATCTCTTGTAAAATTTACTCTACTGGATAAAGATAAAAATGAAGTGGCATTTAGACAACATACATTTATTGGTAAATCCAGAAAAAACCAAACAGAAGCAAAAGAACAAGCAGCAGTTAATCTAAGGAATAAAATAAATCAACTTGGTATTTTTGACTTTATTGGAATTAAAAAGCATTAA
- a CDS encoding LPP20 family lipoprotein — protein MTKIISSIALAGLLVATITGCGKKDVKPADIEFNNICKQENVQAPDWTCRPSADGAYAGVGVAQKSAAGMGHMRRVAVANGRSDLAQQISTLVKDKISLYTGTTGVAGSETVDQTTEAVTKQVAKVDLVGSKSIDTWNAPSGALYMLVTVSKQSANEQIKNNLATSFKNDQALWQQFKAKNALEGLEKEFSDN, from the coding sequence ATGACTAAAATTATTTCATCAATCGCGCTGGCAGGTCTGTTGGTAGCTACTATCACCGGATGTGGGAAAAAAGACGTTAAACCTGCGGATATCGAGTTCAACAATATCTGTAAGCAAGAGAATGTACAAGCTCCTGATTGGACATGTAGACCTTCAGCAGATGGTGCATATGCTGGGGTTGGAGTTGCTCAAAAAAGTGCTGCCGGTATGGGTCACATGAGACGAGTTGCTGTAGCAAACGGTCGCTCAGATTTAGCTCAGCAAATCAGTACACTTGTAAAAGATAAAATTTCTTTATATACAGGTACAACTGGTGTTGCCGGAAGTGAAACTGTAGATCAAACTACAGAGGCTGTTACAAAACAAGTTGCAAAAGTTGACCTAGTTGGTTCAAAATCCATTGACACTTGGAATGCTCCGTCTGGTGCACTTTATATGCTAGTGACTGTATCAAAACAATCTGCTAATGAACAAATTAAAAATAATCTTGCAACAAGTTTTAAAAATGACCAAGCCCTATGGCAACAGTTTAAAGCTAAGAATGCTTTAGAAGGTTTAGAAAAAGAATTTTCTGACAATTAG
- the der gene encoding ribosome biogenesis GTPase Der → MKKIAIIGRPNVGKSSLFNRLVKKRDAITSEQAGTTRDVKRRPVTIINKQALLLDTGGLDKGCELFDKIKEMSLKAAYQADIILYMVDGKGLPEDEDKKLFYELQTMGKDVALIVNKIDNDKMKEKLWDFYEFGTDAIFGISVAHNRNTVNLLEWIGSKIPDSDIIKDEEDSDEDDVNVIEEDLSDEDFFANIENQDEEDDGFTYWDEDEMDGIVDDDSIFAQNDKIKEFNEDDVNHIKISIIGRTNVGKSSLLNALLGEERSVVSSVAGTTIDPIDESIDYKGKQLTFVDTAGLRRRGKIVGIEKFALMRTTEMLENSNMALVVLDASEPFLDLDEKIAGLVDSNRLACIIVLNKWDISKRDEHDKIIQSVRDRFKFLAYAPIITLSAKSHQRVDKLNDMILEINENYSQRITTSQLNDAMEKAMRKHHLPSMHGQVIRIYYATQYETRPPKIAIVMNKPKGLHFTYRRYLTNKLRESFNFTGTPVLFKAKKRGEK, encoded by the coding sequence ATGAAAAAAATTGCAATTATTGGTCGTCCTAATGTTGGTAAAAGTTCACTTTTCAACAGACTAGTTAAAAAAAGAGACGCTATTACATCTGAGCAGGCGGGTACAACCAGAGATGTTAAAAGACGACCTGTAACTATCATAAACAAACAGGCACTACTGTTGGATACCGGTGGTTTAGATAAGGGTTGTGAGTTATTTGACAAGATTAAAGAGATGTCACTTAAAGCAGCTTATCAAGCCGATATCATTCTTTATATGGTTGATGGAAAAGGTTTACCAGAAGATGAAGATAAAAAACTTTTTTATGAACTTCAAACTATGGGTAAAGATGTAGCTCTAATTGTAAATAAAATAGACAACGATAAAATGAAAGAGAAACTTTGGGATTTCTATGAGTTTGGAACAGATGCGATATTTGGCATATCTGTAGCTCATAACAGAAATACTGTCAACCTTCTTGAGTGGATTGGAAGTAAAATTCCAGATTCTGACATCATAAAAGATGAAGAAGATTCAGATGAAGATGATGTAAATGTAATAGAAGAAGACTTAAGTGATGAAGATTTCTTTGCTAATATAGAAAATCAAGATGAAGAAGATGATGGATTTACATATTGGGATGAAGATGAGATGGACGGTATCGTTGATGATGACTCTATCTTTGCTCAAAACGACAAGATAAAAGAGTTTAATGAAGATGATGTAAATCACATTAAAATCTCTATTATTGGTCGAACAAACGTTGGTAAAAGTTCACTTTTGAATGCACTTCTTGGTGAAGAGCGCTCAGTTGTAAGTAGCGTAGCAGGTACAACAATAGATCCTATTGATGAGAGTATTGACTATAAAGGAAAACAGCTTACATTTGTAGATACAGCTGGTCTTAGACGTCGCGGTAAAATAGTCGGTATAGAAAAATTTGCTCTTATGAGAACAACAGAGATGTTGGAAAATTCCAATATGGCACTTGTGGTATTAGATGCAAGTGAACCATTTTTAGACCTTGATGAAAAAATTGCGGGTCTTGTAGACAGCAACAGACTTGCTTGTATAATCGTTCTAAATAAGTGGGATATATCAAAAAGAGATGAGCATGATAAAATAATTCAAAGCGTAAGAGATAGATTTAAATTTTTGGCTTATGCACCAATTATTACACTGTCCGCAAAATCACATCAAAGAGTTGATAAACTTAATGATATGATTTTAGAGATAAACGAAAACTACTCACAGCGTATTACAACTTCACAACTAAATGATGCTATGGAAAAAGCGATGAGAAAACATCATCTTCCAAGTATGCATGGTCAAGTTATTAGAATCTACTATGCAACTCAGTATGAGACTAGACCACCAAAAATTGCAATTGTAATGAATAAACCAAAAGGTCTCCACTTTACATATAGAAGATACTTAACAAATAAACTAAGAGAGTCTTTCAACTTTACGGGAACGCCAGTCTTGTTTAAAGCGAAAAAAAGAGGCGAAAAGTAA
- a CDS encoding CopD family protein, with protein MYSWIIWFHILSFTSWFAVLFYMPRLFVYHAENIDNKGFVEVVKVMEMKIYKYIGVPAMWATLLTGAYMSYEIGLSGNAWLHAKILFVAFLIAYFFSMDYFRKQFLEDKCFKSGKYFRIYNEVPTLLILVIVGMVIFKPF; from the coding sequence ATGTATAGCTGGATAATTTGGTTTCATATATTGTCATTTACTTCATGGTTTGCCGTGTTGTTTTACATGCCAAGACTCTTTGTTTATCACGCAGAAAATATTGATAATAAGGGTTTTGTTGAAGTTGTAAAAGTAATGGAGATGAAAATATATAAATATATTGGTGTTCCAGCTATGTGGGCAACACTTCTAACTGGTGCTTATATGAGTTATGAGATAGGTCTTAGTGGCAATGCTTGGTTGCATGCTAAAATTCTTTTTGTGGCATTTTTGATAGCATACTTTTTTTCTATGGATTATTTTAGAAAACAGTTCTTAGAAGATAAATGTTTTAAAAGTGGAAAATATTTTAGAATATATAATGAAGTACCAACACTTCTTATTTTAGTAATTGTTGGTATGGTGATTTTTAAACCCTTCTAG
- the hpf gene encoding ribosome hibernation-promoting factor, HPF/YfiA family, which produces MNVQVHAKDITLQSSTRAHIESAIESFKKYSLEITSVNVHVQAEKKGVSIEFDIHVAHAKPVVISQVDDNLDAAIDLAIDRATTALRRLHEKIVSHKSTGMKDLEILDN; this is translated from the coding sequence ATGAACGTACAAGTACACGCAAAAGACATTACACTACAGTCGAGCACAAGAGCTCACATTGAATCAGCGATTGAGAGTTTCAAAAAATATTCTCTAGAAATTACATCTGTAAATGTTCATGTACAGGCTGAAAAAAAAGGTGTTTCAATAGAATTTGATATTCATGTTGCTCATGCTAAACCAGTTGTTATTTCTCAAGTAGATGATAACTTGGATGCTGCGATTGACTTAGCAATAGACAGAGCTACAACAGCACTTCGCCGTTTACATGAAAAAATAGTTTCACATAAAAGTACCGGAATGAAAGACTTAGAGATATTAGATAACTAA
- the trpS gene encoding tryptophan--tRNA ligase, which produces MRVLTGIQPSGDLHIGNYFGSIKQMVDAQRTSQTFAFIANYHAQTSVTDGKRLSELTMQCATDFLALGIDPDKSTFWVQSDVKEVLELYWVLSSFTPMGLLERAHSYKDKTARGQATNHSLFSYPVLMAADILLFNSEVVPVGKDQIQHVEIARDIATKFNNQYGEILVIPEFRVQEDVQTVPGIDGQKMSKSYGNIVNIFGEEKKQLKTIKKIVTENVAMQEPKEYANCNVYNMAKLFLEGDNLLELQERYKKGGEGHGHFKIYLGEVMWEYFREFREKREYFENNQDEVRNILNIGANKAREIAQPTIEKIRSATGIRY; this is translated from the coding sequence ATGAGAGTTTTAACTGGTATTCAGCCATCTGGCGACTTACACATAGGGAACTATTTTGGTTCTATCAAGCAGATGGTGGATGCTCAAAGAACAAGCCAAACATTTGCTTTTATAGCCAACTATCATGCGCAAACAAGTGTAACGGATGGAAAAAGACTAAGCGAACTCACAATGCAGTGCGCAACTGACTTTTTAGCACTTGGCATAGATCCGGACAAATCTACTTTTTGGGTTCAATCAGATGTTAAAGAAGTTTTAGAACTATATTGGGTATTGTCATCTTTTACACCCATGGGATTACTAGAACGAGCTCATAGCTACAAAGACAAAACAGCACGTGGCCAAGCGACGAACCACTCTCTTTTTTCATATCCTGTTTTAATGGCAGCAGATATTTTACTGTTTAACTCTGAAGTGGTTCCTGTTGGCAAAGATCAAATTCAACATGTAGAGATAGCAAGAGATATTGCAACCAAGTTTAACAATCAATATGGTGAAATTTTAGTTATCCCTGAATTTCGTGTACAAGAAGATGTCCAGACAGTTCCAGGGATTGATGGACAAAAGATGTCAAAGAGTTATGGAAATATTGTTAATATATTCGGTGAAGAAAAAAAGCAACTAAAAACAATCAAAAAAATTGTTACTGAAAATGTAGCGATGCAAGAGCCAAAAGAGTATGCAAACTGTAATGTTTACAATATGGCAAAGCTATTTTTAGAGGGTGATAACCTTTTAGAGCTTCAAGAGAGATACAAAAAAGGTGGTGAAGGGCATGGTCACTTTAAGATTTATCTTGGAGAAGTTATGTGGGAATATTTTAGAGAGTTTAGAGAAAAACGTGAGTACTTTGAAAATAATCAAGATGAAGTAAGAAATATTTTAAATATTGGTGCAAACAAGGCAAGAGAGATAGCTCAGCCAACAATTGAGAAAATCAGATCTGCCACTGGGATAAGATACTAA
- a CDS encoding multiheme c-type cytochrome, with amino-acid sequence MRILLVIITLIVSLGAAKVVKIDEKFQTSDKCQACHMPIVEEWEKSQHSKSHYENDEYFRASIDYISKKTRKSLSSVKIECATCHNPRISVTGTSESYEIMVALNLDKGSAINKAVNSDSINEGINCVVCHNIDKIHTDRDESVRGMNRVTWMKSGIMAGPYKDANSPYHKTQYRDFMNEDSDKLCFVCHANDKSVKGLVFTNMLSEYKKGKKSCVDCHMGPRVEGAASTLPIDDGKVRKRDVRKHGFEGAHVFSMWKDALDVNLVQKKNNVIIEISNPQPHNIPSGFGARELIIDVTYKDGAKEMKNKRISLTTHYTRRGGKPTIPHAAEKASEDMSIPANGKKVFKLPNVKGAKSIKVELYYRLVNDEVRSILKLKDKIWAKESLITTKEIRLK; translated from the coding sequence ATGAGAATATTATTGGTAATTATAACTCTTATTGTATCGTTAGGTGCTGCCAAAGTAGTTAAAATTGATGAAAAATTTCAAACATCAGATAAATGTCAGGCGTGTCATATGCCAATAGTTGAAGAGTGGGAAAAATCTCAACATTCAAAAAGCCACTATGAGAATGATGAATACTTTAGAGCGTCTATTGATTATATTAGTAAAAAAACAAGGAAAAGTCTTAGTAGTGTAAAGATTGAGTGTGCAACTTGTCACAATCCAAGAATTTCTGTTACTGGCACCAGTGAAAGCTATGAAATAATGGTAGCCTTAAATTTAGATAAAGGTTCTGCTATAAATAAAGCTGTAAATTCCGACTCAATTAATGAGGGAATAAACTGTGTGGTTTGTCACAATATAGATAAGATACATACAGACAGGGATGAATCAGTAAGAGGGATGAATCGCGTTACATGGATGAAATCAGGAATAATGGCTGGACCATACAAAGACGCTAATTCGCCTTATCACAAAACGCAATATCGTGATTTTATGAATGAAGATTCAGATAAATTGTGTTTTGTTTGCCATGCCAATGATAAATCAGTAAAAGGTTTAGTATTTACAAATATGCTCTCAGAATATAAAAAAGGCAAAAAATCTTGTGTTGATTGCCATATGGGGCCAAGAGTAGAAGGTGCAGCATCAACACTTCCAATAGATGACGGAAAAGTAAGAAAACGAGATGTAAGAAAGCATGGCTTTGAGGGTGCACATGTATTTAGTATGTGGAAAGATGCTCTAGATGTCAACTTAGTTCAGAAAAAAAACAATGTAATTATTGAGATATCAAATCCACAGCCTCATAATATTCCAAGTGGCTTCGGAGCAAGAGAATTAATAATAGATGTGACATATAAAGATGGTGCAAAAGAGATGAAAAATAAAAGAATCTCTTTGACTACTCATTACACAAGAAGAGGTGGCAAGCCGACAATCCCTCATGCGGCAGAAAAAGCTTCAGAAGATATGAGTATTCCTGCTAATGGTAAAAAAGTATTTAAACTTCCTAATGTCAAAGGTGCAAAAAGTATTAAAGTTGAGCTTTATTATCGATTAGTTAATGATGAAGTCCGTTCTATACTAAAGCTTAAAGATAAGATTTGGGCTAAAGAAAGCTTAATTACCACGAAAGAAATAAGGCTAAAGTAA